A stretch of Cicer arietinum cultivar CDC Frontier isolate Library 1 chromosome 5, Cicar.CDCFrontier_v2.0, whole genome shotgun sequence DNA encodes these proteins:
- the LOC101502569 gene encoding protein argonaute 16-like, with amino-acid sequence MTVNLPGTEEAAEPTALPPSPPDVLPNIETEQIARSSYSIISRPSVGTTGKRIPLLVNLFKVAADATDATFFQYSVTITSEDKRAVESKGIGRKLIDRLHQTYSSELGGKSFAYDGARTLYTVGPLPHNKFEFKLLLEQSFAKCLEAYTSHANSQDALRVLDVVLRQQAANRGCLLVRQSFFHDDSRNFIDVGGGVTGVRGFHSSFRLTQGGLSLNMDVSTTMIVKPGPVIDFLLSNQNVKEPRYIDWAKAKRMLKNLRIRASHRNQEFKIFGLSEKPCIQQLFSMKLKNGEDNDGEQTVDVTVYEYFSEHRGIELISSAYLPCLDVGKPNRPIFFPLELCSLVPLQRYTKALSPVQRTSLVEKSRQKPHERIKILTNAIGNSCYDDDAVLAACGISVNKQFTPVEGRVLETPKLKVGKNEDCFPNNGRWNFNKKTLLRPSDIDYWAVVNFSARCDTSYLTRELIKCGMSKGINIERPYSLIEEEALMRKSNPVARVEKMFDLLSSKLTKEPDLILCVLPERKNCDIYGPWKKKCLSEVGVVTQCISPLKITDQYLTNVLLKINSKLGGINSLLALEHSGHLPLIKDTPTMILGMDVSHGSPGQSDIPSIAAVVGSRCWPLISRYRASVRTQSPKVEMIDALFKPLDNGNDDGIIRELLLDFYSSSNGSKPTQIILFRDGVGESQFNQVLNMELNQIIKAYEHLEEVDVPKFTVIVAQKNHHTKLFQANAQENVPPGTVVDTKIVHPRNYDFYMCTHAGMIGTSRPVHYHVLLDEIGFSPDGLQNLINSLCYVNQRSTNATSIVAPICYAHHAAAQMGQFLNFDDLSEASLTPDSEGNVPIPELPRLHKNVKTSMFFC; translated from the exons ATGACGGTGAATTTACCTGGGACAGAAGAAGCTGCTGAGCCAACAGCTTTACCTCCATCACCTCCTGATGTGCTGCCTAATATAGAAACAGAACAAATAGCTCGCTCATCCTATTCTATTATCAGTAGGCCTAGTGTTGGAACCACAGGAAAACGCATACCTTTGCTTGTAAATCTCTTCAAAGTTGCCGCTGATGCTACAGATGCAACCTTTTTCCAGTATAGT GTTACTATCACTTCGGAAGATAAAAGAGCCGTAGAAAGCAAGGGCATTGGGAGAAAACTGATTGATAGGCTTCACCAAACATACTCTTCTGAACTTGGTGGCAAAAGCTTTGCATACGATGGAGCAAGAACTTTGTACACAGTGGGTCCTCTTCCACataataaatttgagtttaaaCTATTACTTGAGCAATCATTTGCAAAGTG TCTTGAAGCTTATACT TCACATGCTAATTCTCAGGATGCATTGAGGGTGCTCGATGTTGTGCTGAGGCAGCAGGCAGCTAACAG AGGGTGTCTCTTGGTAAGGCAATCTTTTTTTCATGATGACTCAAGGAATTTCATCGATGTTGGAGGTGGAGTAACAGGAGTTCGGGGTTTTCATTCCAGTTTTCGTCTTACACAGGGAGGATTGTCTCTTAATATGG ATGTATCCACAACAATGATCGTAAAACCTGGACCTGTAATTGATTTTCTCCTATCCAACCAGAATGTGAAGGAACCTCGTTATATTGACTGGGCAAAG GCGAAAAGAATGCTTAAAAATTTAAGGATACGTGCTAGTCATCGCAAtcaagaatttaaaatttttggcTTGAGTGAGAAACCCTGCATTCAACAACT TTTTAGTATGAAGTTAAAAAATGGAGAAGACAATGATGGGGAGCAGACAGTGGATGTTACTGtatatgagtatttttctgaACACCGCGGCATTGAGCTGATATCTTCTGCTTACCTTCCGTGTCTTGATGTTGGGAAGCCAAATCGGCCCATCTTTTTTCCCCTGGAG CTATGTTCACTTGTTCCCCTCCAGCGGTATACAAAGGCATTATCACCTGTCCAAAGAACATCTTTAGTAGAAAAGTCACGCCAGAAGCCTcatgaaagaatcaaaattCTGACAAAT GCTATAGGAAATTCTTGCTATGATGATGATGCTGTTCTTGCGGCATGTGGCATTTCTGTCAACAAGCAATTTACTCCAGTTGAAGGTCGAGTTCTTGAGACCCCAAAG TTGAAGGTAGGTAAGAATGAGGACTGCTTCCCCAATAATGGAAGGTGGAACTTTAATAAGAAG ACACTTCTACGACCATCAGATATTGATTATTGGGCTGTTGTCAACTTTTCTGCACGTTGTGATACTAGTTACTTAACAAGAGAGCTGATCAAATGTGGAATGAGCAAGGGAATT AATATTGAACGGCCATATTCTTTAATAGAGGAAGAAGCACTAATGAGAAAATCTAACCCTGTTGCAAGGGTTGAAAAGATGTTTGACCTGCTGTCATCAAAACTTACTAAAGAACCCGACTTGATTCTTTGTGTCTTGCCAGAGAGGAAAAACTGTGACATCTATG GGCCTTGGAAAAAGAAGTGCCTGAGTGAAGTTGGTGTTGTCACACAGTGCATTTCCCCTCTCAAGATCACTGATCAATACCTTACTAATGTACTTCTTAAAATCAATTCTAAG CTTGGAGGAATAAATTCTTTGCTGGCACTAGAGCATTCTGGGCATCTTCCCTTGATTAAAGATACCCCAACAATGATTTTAGGGATGGATGTCTCTCATGGTTCCCCTGGCCAATCAGATATTCCATCAATAGCAGCT GTTGTTGGATCTCGATGTTGGCCTCTAATTTCAAGGTATAGAGCATCTGTGAGAACACAGTCACCTAAGGTAGAGATGATTGATGCTCTATTCAAACCTTTGGATAATGGGAATGATGACGGCATTATCAG GGAATTGCTTCTAGATTTCTATAGTTCAAGTAATGGAAGCAAACCAACTCAAATTATTCTCTTCAG GGATGGAGTTGGTGAATCACAATTTAATCAGGTTTTGAATATGGAGCTTAACCAGATAATAAAG GCCTATGAACATCTTGAGGAGGTTGATGTTCCCAAGTTCACTGTAATTGTGGCACAGAAGAATCACCATACAAAGCTGTTTCAAGCTAATGCTCAGGAAAATGTTCCTCCTG GGACCGTCGTCGACACAAAAATCGTGCATCCAAGAAATTACGATTTCTACATGTGTACTCACGCTGGAATGATT GGAACATCTAGGCCTGTACATTATCACGTGTTGCTTGacgaaattggattctcaccaGATGGCTTGCAAAATTTGATCAATTCGCTGTGTTACGT gAACCAAAGGAGCACAAATGCAACCTCAATTG TGGCACCTATATGCTATGCCCACCATGCTGCAGCTCAAATGGGACAGTTTCTGAATTTTGATGATTTATCAGAAGCATCTTTAACTCCTGATTCCGAGGGAAACGTCCCCATTCCAGAGCTTCCGAGATTGCATAAAAATGTCAAGACCTCCATGTTCTTCTGTTGA